The proteins below come from a single Blattabacterium cuenoti genomic window:
- a CDS encoding thymidylate synthase — protein sequence MKQYIDLLKNILKNGQKKKDRTGVGTISIFGSQMRYNLNHGFPLLTTKRLNINAIIHELLWFLKGSTNIIYLNKNNVNIWNEWADKDGDLGPIYGFQWRRWPSYDNDPIDQIHNLIHDIEHNPYSRRMIVSTWNVGMIKNMALPPCHLLFQVYVLNKELSLLLYQRSADAFLGLPFNIASYSLLIIMIAKTLNLKVKEFIHVIGDAHIYNNHIKQVKLQISRTPRKLPTMTINPFIKNIFNFSFKDFKLINYNPHPHIKGDVAI from the coding sequence ATGAAACAGTATATAGATTTATTGAAAAACATATTGAAAAATGGTCAAAAAAAAAAAGATAGAACTGGAGTAGGGACTATTAGTATATTTGGATCTCAAATGAGATATAACTTAAATCATGGATTTCCTCTTTTAACTACTAAAAGATTGAATATAAATGCTATAATTCATGAATTATTGTGGTTTTTAAAAGGATCTACTAACATAATTTACTTGAATAAAAATAATGTTAATATTTGGAATGAATGGGCAGATAAAGATGGTGATCTTGGCCCAATATATGGATTTCAATGGAGAAGATGGCCGTCTTATGATAATGATCCTATTGATCAAATCCATAATCTTATACACGATATCGAACATAATCCTTATTCAAGAAGAATGATCGTTTCTACTTGGAATGTAGGAATGATAAAAAATATGGCATTACCTCCGTGTCATTTGCTATTTCAAGTTTATGTATTAAATAAAGAATTATCACTACTCTTATATCAAAGAAGTGCTGACGCATTTTTAGGGTTACCTTTTAATATTGCTTCATATTCATTATTAATTATAATGATAGCTAAGACACTAAATTTAAAAGTAAAAGAATTTATTCATGTTATAGGAGATGCTCATATTTATAATAATCATATTAAACAAGTAAAACTTCAAATCAGTAGAACACCTAGAAAACTTCCAACAATGACTATTAATCCATTTATAAAAAATATTTTTAATTTTTCTTTTAAAGATTTTAAATTAATAAATTATAATCCTCATCCTCATATTAAAGGTGATGTAGCTATCTAA
- the thrC gene encoding threonine synthase, with product MLYHSLKNKKDLVSFEEAVLNGLSPDGDLYVPQYIPKLESFFLKKEIFNQDIYSIAMEVISCYIGKSIPKKYIYNIVNQTLKIPFPLKMLHEKVYSLELFHGPTLAFKDIGVKFMSECLDFFSKKIGKIITILVATSGDTGAAVARGFYKKLGIEVIILYPRNNISNLQKKQITTLGSNILALEIDGNFDDCQNIVKKSFLDKEIKKKYILTSANSINIARWLPQMLYYFFAYKKIKEKEDNNMDLIFSVPSGNFGNICAGMMAEKMGLPIKFFIASTNINDTIPRFLSSNKFIPMCTKKTISNAMDISNPSNFPRIWNFLYKKDFYQLKKKLYSYKFTDEQTLSSIDMVWKKYKYILDPHGAIGYSGIIHHFKKNDRILYNSIFLETAHPIKFKEIMPFHIQKNINIPKKLEKFLELKGKIKNISLNNNFYQFKNWLLEKK from the coding sequence ATGTTATATCATAGTTTAAAAAATAAAAAAGATTTAGTATCATTTGAAGAAGCTGTATTAAATGGATTATCACCAGATGGTGATTTATATGTTCCTCAATACATTCCAAAATTAGAATCTTTTTTTTTAAAAAAAGAAATATTTAATCAAGATATTTATTCTATTGCAATGGAAGTTATATCTTGTTATATAGGAAAATCTATTCCAAAAAAATATATTTATAATATAGTCAATCAAACTTTAAAAATACCTTTTCCATTAAAAATGCTCCATGAAAAAGTTTATTCTCTAGAACTTTTTCATGGACCTACACTAGCTTTTAAAGATATTGGAGTAAAATTTATGTCAGAATGTTTAGATTTTTTTTCAAAAAAAATAGGAAAAATTATCACTATTCTAGTGGCAACTTCTGGAGATACTGGTGCTGCTGTAGCTAGAGGATTTTATAAAAAATTAGGAATAGAAGTTATTATATTATATCCACGTAACAATATTAGTAATTTACAAAAAAAACAAATTACTACTTTAGGATCTAATATATTAGCTTTGGAAATTGATGGAAATTTTGATGATTGCCAAAACATTGTTAAGAAATCTTTTTTAGATAAAGAAATTAAAAAAAAATATATATTAACCTCTGCTAATTCTATTAATATAGCTAGATGGTTACCTCAAATGTTGTATTATTTTTTCGCTTATAAAAAAATTAAAGAAAAAGAAGATAATAATATGGATTTAATTTTTTCAGTTCCTAGTGGTAATTTTGGAAATATTTGTGCTGGAATGATGGCTGAAAAAATGGGATTACCGATAAAATTTTTCATTGCTTCTACTAATATTAATGATACTATACCTAGATTTTTATCATCTAATAAATTCATTCCTATGTGTACAAAAAAAACTATATCAAATGCTATGGATATTTCCAATCCTAGTAATTTTCCTAGAATATGGAATTTTTTATATAAAAAAGATTTTTATCAATTAAAAAAAAAGTTATATTCTTATAAATTTACCGATGAACAAACTCTATCTAGCATAGATATGGTTTGGAAAAAATATAAATATATTTTAGATCCACATGGTGCTATTGGTTATTCAGGAATTATACATCATTTTAAAAAAAATGATAGAATTTTATATAATTCAATTTTTTTAGAAACCGCGCATCCTATAAAATTTAAGGAAATTATGCCATTTCATATTCAAAAAAATATAAATATTCCAAAAAAATTAGAAAAATTTTTAGAATTAAAAGGAAAAATAAAAAATATATCATTAAATAATAACTTTTATCAATTTAAGAATTGGTTGTTAGAAAAAAAATAA
- a CDS encoding homoserine kinase, translating into MKAIKIFAPATIANLVCGFDIIGLALNYPKDEIYMYKSNSPGIRINKIYGTSLPKDPKKNAAFAALHFFLNKYYQLKKINNIGFEIELIKNINPGSGIGSSAASAAGVVFGANVLLENPFNTIQLIRFAMEGERVASGSAHADNVAPAIMGGLTLVRSYHPLDITKLHAPNQLWISLIHPKIEIKTSDAREILKKYILMKNAIQQWGNIGALVAGLYQENYDLISRSLEDVIVEPIRSMLIPAFYELKKKCKEIGALGGGISGSGPSIFMLSKGNKIAKKVTKIMNRVYSSLRIDYKTYTSSINQNGLKWTEMD; encoded by the coding sequence ATGAAGGCAATAAAAATATTTGCACCAGCTACTATAGCCAATTTAGTTTGTGGTTTTGATATAATAGGATTAGCTCTAAATTATCCGAAAGATGAAATTTATATGTATAAATCTAATTCCCCTGGAATCAGAATTAATAAGATTTACGGAACTTCTTTACCCAAAGATCCTAAAAAAAATGCTGCATTTGCCGCATTACATTTTTTTTTAAATAAATATTATCAATTAAAAAAAATAAATAATATAGGATTTGAAATAGAATTAATTAAAAATATTAATCCTGGTAGTGGAATAGGATCTAGTGCAGCTAGTGCTGCCGGTGTAGTTTTTGGTGCAAATGTTTTATTAGAAAATCCTTTTAATACCATTCAATTAATTCGTTTCGCTATGGAAGGAGAAAGAGTTGCAAGTGGATCCGCACATGCGGATAATGTAGCTCCTGCAATTATGGGAGGATTAACTTTAGTTCGTAGTTATCATCCTTTAGATATCACTAAATTACATGCTCCTAATCAACTTTGGATTAGCTTAATACATCCAAAAATTGAAATAAAAACATCAGATGCTAGAGAAATATTAAAAAAATACATTTTAATGAAAAATGCTATTCAACAATGGGGAAATATCGGTGCATTAGTAGCAGGATTATATCAAGAAAATTATGATTTAATTAGTAGATCATTAGAAGATGTTATTGTAGAGCCAATAAGATCCATGTTAATTCCAGCATTTTATGAATTAAAAAAAAAATGTAAAGAAATAGGAGCCTTAGGGGGGGGGATTTCAGGATCTGGTCCATCTATTTTTATGTTAAGTAAAGGGAATAAAATAGCAAAAAAAGTCACTAAAATAATGAATCGAGTTTATTCTTCATTAAGAATTGATTATAAAACTTATACATCTTCTATCAACCAAAATGGATTAAAATGGACTGAAATGGATTAA
- a CDS encoding ribose-phosphate pyrophosphokinase has protein sequence MSQKILFFSTKSGLKLSQDIANHYGKVIGKVKFLKFSDGEYIPRFEQSIRGYKVFLIGSTYPPVDNLMELLLMCDAARRASAYNITLLIPYFGWARQDHKDQPRTPIAAKLVANLIVAAGASRMMTMDLHADQIQGFFDIPVDHLYASRIFINYIKKLNIDKLTIASPDMGGAKRARSYAGYLGTDVVICYKERKKANEIEFMNLIGNVKEKNIILIDDMVDTAGTLTEAADLIIKNGAKSVRAIATHPVLSGNSYEKINNSSLKELIVTDTIPIKNFMNKNKKIKVLSCAPLFAEVMQSIQNDESISSKFII, from the coding sequence ATGAGTCAAAAAATTCTATTCTTTTCTACAAAGAGTGGATTGAAATTATCTCAAGATATAGCGAATCACTATGGTAAGGTTATTGGAAAAGTAAAATTTTTAAAATTTAGTGATGGAGAATACATACCTCGTTTTGAACAATCTATTCGTGGATATAAAGTTTTTTTGATAGGTTCTACTTACCCTCCAGTGGATAATTTGATGGAGTTATTACTCATGTGTGATGCAGCTAGAAGAGCTTCTGCTTATAATATAACATTATTAATTCCATATTTTGGTTGGGCTAGACAAGATCATAAAGATCAACCAAGAACTCCTATTGCAGCAAAATTAGTAGCAAATTTAATAGTAGCTGCAGGAGCATCTAGAATGATGACCATGGATTTACATGCAGATCAAATTCAAGGATTTTTTGATATTCCGGTAGATCATTTATATGCTTCTAGAATATTTATTAATTATATTAAAAAATTAAATATAGATAAATTAACCATTGCATCTCCAGATATGGGAGGAGCAAAAAGAGCTAGAAGCTATGCTGGATATTTAGGGACTGATGTTGTTATATGTTATAAAGAAAGAAAAAAAGCAAATGAAATAGAATTTATGAATCTTATAGGTAATGTAAAAGAAAAAAATATCATACTTATAGATGATATGGTAGATACAGCTGGAACTTTAACAGAAGCAGCTGATTTGATCATAAAAAATGGAGCTAAAAGCGTTCGTGCTATAGCAACTCATCCAGTATTATCAGGTAATTCATATGAGAAAATAAATAATTCTTCTCTTAAAGAATTAATAGTAACAGATACTATACCAATAAAAAATTTCATGAATAAAAATAAAAAAATTAAAGTTTTATCTTGTGCCCCACTTTTTGCGGAAGTTATGCAATCCATACAAAATGACGAATCTATTAGTAGTAAATTTATTATATAA